From the Lathyrus oleraceus cultivar Zhongwan6 chromosome 3, CAAS_Psat_ZW6_1.0, whole genome shotgun sequence genome, the window cgagttccccacaaggaaccaagcctctcaacaagcccggagtcaacaacatcattgaaactcagtccgttcatcactaggcatcggcctttcatgaatgcatgcacatcaaacatgcatcataatcaacatagcaacaacaacatcatatagtcatgttatcatcatcattaacacattctatcacaaaagcatatcacatcatgccacacgatcaaacacagtattatcacgctctactaatatctataccatTCAAAGCAACGagaaatgatccctcgtataccatgcatcagctaagttacctcgttcagcctaaacaaccaaaaactgcacaacaacagcccaggaagaccacaagtctgcccatacgcgtattgcctatgcccatacgcgtattgcccacgcctggccaaatccatacgcgtaatgcccactctcatacgcgtattacgcctttcctcgcccaacccatacgcgtatcacctgtctcatacgcgtatgctacgcgtaacaatcccccattacgcgtaccaacagagaccaaaacacgttcaaaacatcatcttcctcatccatacgcgtattgcctagtgccatacgcgtaccagccatctcatacgcgtattgcctagtgccatacgcgtatgaccagaaaccagatttccagatctgcaatggctttctctgctacgagatctatccaaattcatccttccacagtccaaattccacaaaatcactcatatcatctaatactAATAGTCCCTTATTCGATTTCccaaatcctaacatcattgcatataatttctacgaatcccttcgattaaaatcccaatttcgtttatccaatatttcaccattttcagcatattattgtttaataaggttcagaccccttacctctttggattgaaggaagctctgagcaatctttggcctcctcctcttccttctctttctcttcagcgtttctcccctttctctgactctgagacaaaacacgtgaaaaactgaattctcactttggcctcttttatccaatttccacttttacccttccactcttcatattccaattattttatttatttaattattattaaaataaataatatctataataataataatccaataattcaactttatttaattaaattaataaaatactattaactcaattaaataattctcttattttaatcggggtgttacaatagGTACTGAATGATTGATGTGAAAATCATGAAGAATATTGAGAAGCAAAACCCCTTCACAAGTAGCTTGAGCAAGAGCACGATACTCGGCTTCAGATGAAGATCTGGAAATGACAGGCTGCTTCTTGCTCTTCCAGCTAATGAGTGAAGTGCCAAGAAAATAACAAAAACCAGAAATGGATCTTCGTGTATCAGGGCAAGCCCCCCAATCTGAATCTGAAAAACCTTTGAGACATAAAGAGGTATTAGATTGAAAAATGAGTCCTTGGCCTGGACTGTTTTTGAGGTACTTCAAAACATGTAGACCAGCTAACATATGTTTATCTGTTGGAGCAGCAAGAAATTGGCTTAGTTTGCTGACAGCATAGGAAATTTTAGGTCTGGTATGTGTGAGATACAATAAACGACCGATAAGCCTTCTGTAGGGAGTAGGATCAGAGAGAGGTGTGCCATATGTTTTGTGGAGTTGAAGATGAGGTTGCATAGGGGTGGAACAAGGTTTGGCACCAAGAAGACCAGCATCATAAATCAAATCAAGAGTGTATTTTCTTTGACATAAAGAAATACCATGAGTGTTGCGAGCCACTTCAAAGCCTAGGAAGTATTTGAGAACTCCCAAGTCTTTGATACTGAATTTAGCATCCAAACAAGTTTTGATTTGTAAAATTTCATGAGAATCAGTGCCTCCAACTACTAAATCATCAACATAAACCAGAATCATAGTGAAACCTTGAGAGGAAGTCTTAGTGAAAAGGGAATAATCTGCTTTGGATTGGATATAACCTGATGCAATAAGGGTGTCAGTGATTTTTGTATTCCATTGTCTGCTAGCCTGCATCAGACCATAAAGAGATCTTTGTAATTTGCAAACAAGATTTGGAGTAGACAAAATGAGACCAGGTGGAGGCTTCATGTAAACTTCCTCATTAAGATCACCATGGAGGAAAGTTGTGTTAACATCAAGTTGGAACAAAGGCTATTTATGAACAACAGCAACAGCTAAGCAAACTCTAACAGTGGTCATTTTAACAACTGGACTGAAAGTGTCAGTATAATCTAATCCTTCAGTTTGAGTGAACCCCTTTGCAACAAGTCGTGCCTTGTACCTCTCAATAGTACCATCAACatgcatttttactttaaaaacCCACATGCAGCCAATGGCTTTCTTGTTTGAAGGTAAGGGCACAAGATCCCATGTTTTAGTTTTAACCAGAGCCTGCAATTCAGTATTGATAGCAGTTCTCCAATTCTCATCACAAATAGCATGCTCATATGATGTAGGTTCAGGGTTAGCATACAAGTTTAACATGtaatgtttatgagaagatgaaaaagaaTCATAGGAAATAGAAGATGAAATAGGATACTTACAGGTGGATGAAGATGAGGCCACAGTTGAGTCAGGATGGTGAAGCAGATTACAATGATAATCTTTTAGATAGTTAGGGGGATGAACTTGTCTATGTGATCTTCTTACAGGTATGGGCTCACAGTTACTAGAAGGAAGATGATTGGTTTCATTGGTAGGAGAATGTGTAGTATGATTGGTTTCATTGGAATTGAAATCTATAGAATGAGAATTATTCTCAGTATGACCATTGTCAACTGAATGATTAAATGTAGAATTGGGAACTGAATTAGGCAGAAACACATCATCAAACAAATCATCCAGGTGTGTAGTAGTGTGTGAAGAGGATGAAGGTAGAGGAAGATTATGTTTATATGGAAAATTAGACTCAAAGAAAACAACATCTCTAGAAATAAACAGTTCCTTAATATGCAAATCAAACAAAAGATGTCCTTTCACACTAGGTTTATGACCTAGATTAATGCACTTTCTAGATCTTAAATCTAATTTATTTCTATTGGATTTTAGAGTGGCTGCATAGCACAAAGAACCAAAAACTTTCAGGTTGGTCATGTCAGGTAAAATGTTGTACAGAATTTGGTAGGGTGACTTTTGTTTTAAGAAAAGTGTGGGAAGTCTATTTATGATATGCTCAGCATAACTCACTGCATGAGCCCAAAATAATGGAGGCAAATGAGCTTGAAATAAAAGAGCTCTAGTGATGCCCAAGATATGTTGATGTTTTCTTTCAACAATACCATTTTGTTAAGGTGTAGCCACACAAGATGTTTGGTGAATGatacctaattgattgtaaaaaTCAGGCATCAAAAACTCATTGCCATTATCTGATCTAATGCACTTGACATGACAGTTGAATTGAGTTTTAACCAATGCTACAAAAGACTTGACAAGAGAAATGGTTTCAGATTTTAGTCTCATAAGATACAACCATGTAAATCTACTCTTATCATCAACTATAGTTAAAAAATACCTATAGCCCATCATGGATGGTATGGCCAATGGACCCCAAATATCCATATGTAATATGTCAAAGGTGGATTGAGAAGCATGAGAACTAGGAGAAAAAGGCATTCTTTTCTGTTTTGCATAAAAACATACATCACAAGGCAATTTGATATTGACGGGTTTGATGAAAGGAAAATCTTTATTGAGTTCAATCAATTTGGAATTAGAAGCATGTCCTAATCTGATATGCCATAGGCTACATTCAGGATAATGACTATTTGAATTATTAACAGAAGAATTGATACAATGTATGGGAGGTGTTTTAGGTAATGTAACTGAAGGAGAGGTCAAGAGATATAATCCACCATGTAACTCATTTGTGCCAATCATCTTCAGAGAAAACTTGTCCTGTACAGTACATGAATTATCATTAAAAACAAGTTGACAATTGAGTAATTTGGTTAATTTTGTGACAGAAATGAGATTAAAAGCAAAATTAGGTAAATAAAGAACATCAGTGATGTAAAAGTTGCTGTTAAACTGAATAGTGCCTGAAAGATTAGTGGTAACAAGACTGCCATTTGGGAGTTTGAGGGTAATGGGCTTAATTTTCTTAAGACACTGAAAATATTCACGAGTAAAACAAACATGATAAGTTGCTCCTGTATCTAATATGAATGATGCAGCATGAAAGGAATTTGGGATAGTGCAGATAGTACCTGATCCAAGATTAGTTTGAGAGGTTAACTGGTTAGTGGTATGAGATTGCAAGTATGATGAGCCTTGAAGTAAGGCTAGCAATGCTTGATGCTGCTCTGGTGTAAAATCCAAACCATGAGATGCTGGTGCACTTGCTTCAATATCAGATCCTGATGTGTTTTCAGGTCTATCAGATACAGTATTGCATTGATTGATTGCACCTTCATGCTTCCAATGAGGAGGATAACCATGTTTTTTAAAATAAGTATCAATGGTGTGATTAGACATGCCACAATGTGTGCAAACACGATTATTTTTGCCCCTGCCACCAGAAGATCTGCCTCCTCTAGTGCTGTCTCTACCACGCATATTGGAATATGATTTAGACTGAGTATCACGATTATTCTGATGCTGATCAGAAGATGGAGTGACCAAAATCTTGGACTCATCAATGGGAAGATTAGCTTGTCTTTCTTGTTGAACAAGCAAGGAATATACTTTGAAAATGCTAGGGAGAGGATCCATAAGCATTATTTGTGACCTAATAGCAGAGTATTGATCATTCAGCCCTTTCAAGAAACGAATTACTTGATCACTAGCTTTGTAAGCACGAATCTTGGTAATGGCAAGACAAGTAGTATCACAGTCACATGCAGGAATAGGTCTAAAATTATCTAGTTCTTGCCATAAAATCTTCAGTTTTGTGTAATATGAAGAAACAGAAGCATCACCTTGTTTCAATGTGCAGATTTCTTCTTGGATATCAAAAATTCTAAAAACATCGCCTTGATAAAAATGCTCCTTGAGCTCATTCCACATATCAGCAGCATTCTCCATCCAAAGAATACTTTGAGCAATTTCAACTTCTACAGTATTCTTGATCCAAGACATGATCATGGTGTTACATATATCCCAAGCTATGGAATTTGGATCAAGATCAGAAGGTCGTGGTAAAACACCATTGATGAAATGCAATTTGTTCTTAGAACGAAGAGCCATGGCCATGGAGCGCGACCAAGAGTGATAATTGTTATTGGAAAGTAATGGTGTAACCAGAATCAAAGAAGGATTTTCATTGGGATGCATGAAATAAGGGTTTAGGATATCATTTTGATAACCTTTATTGTTGTTTCTTGAGGCAGATTC encodes:
- the LOC127130252 gene encoding uncharacterized mitochondrial protein AtMg00810-like, encoding MKPPPGLILSTPNLVCKLQRSLYGLMQASRQWNTKITDTLIASGYIQSKADYSLFTKTSSQGFTMILVYVDDLVVGGTDSHEILQIKTCLDAKFSIKDLGVLKYFLGFEVARNTHGISLCQRKYTLDLIYDAGLLGAKPCSTPMQPHLQLHKTYGTPLSDPTPYRRLIGRLLYLTHTRPKISYAVSKLSQFLAAPTDKHMLAGLHVLKYLKNSPGQGLIFQSNTSLCLKGFSDSDWGACPDTRRSISGFCYFLGTSLISWKSKKQPVISRSSSEAEYRALAQATCEGVLLLNILHDFHINHSVPIKGVTPIILYCDNKSAMHIAANPVFHERTKHIEIDYHVVREKVLVGVVHLMPVTSKEQVADIFTKSLQPGPFNTLQSKLGMIDIHSSLRGAVNDNENNKQ